The DNA window GAGAGGAGATTTGTCCCTAACCAGCCCATGCCGCTTCCGGAATTATTGGAGGTATCCAGCAAATGGCTGGCCTGGAGTGGCCTGGGCCTCTCCGTTCTTACCGTGGTTGCCTTCGTAACCCGTTGGGGGCTGCGTTTTCGGCTTGTAGGCGTCAGTAGTTTCACGTTCTTGTTAGCCGTGAGCTGCTGGGCTTTTTCGATCAGTTATTCGCCCCCGGTGCGCATTGAAGGTGCTGTGCAGGTGCCGATTGTGTTTGATAACGGCACCGACCTCGTCGTGGCACAGGCTTCCAGTGGCTTTGCACAAGAAGCCATCACCCCCACCCTGAACCAAATCGCTGCGAACCTCCGCCCCGGAGGTCGCAACATGGAGGTCCGTGTTCGACTTCGGCAACTTCAAACCGAGAGCAAGGGCAGCTCAAGACCCGTGGTGCTTGGGGAAACCAAACGGGACTTCAGCCAGGGATGAGCGCAACTGCCCCTCTCCGTGGATTACCGCAAGGTTTTCGCGATGAACAACGGGATCTAACACAAGCTGGCATTACCAACTGGGGACAGCTAAGCGATCTGACAGATCAAAAGCTGAGCCGTCTTGTCGCCACTGGACGATCCACAGCACGAAACCTCAAACGTCTCCGCGGCATCGCTGATTTGGTGTGTTGTTTGGAACTTGCGCCAGCCGACGCGGCCCTATTGATGCACGCAGGCTTTGCCACAGTCGCGGCGATCGCAGGCTCTTCCCCGCAGGACATTACGAACCGGACCGGGCGTTTGGAACGCCAGTTGGGGAGTGG is part of the Synechococcus sp. WH 8016 genome and encodes:
- a CDS encoding Ycf51 family protein, which codes for MPLPELLEVSSKWLAWSGLGLSVLTVVAFVTRWGLRFRLVGVSSFTFLLAVSCWAFSISYSPPVRIEGAVQVPIVFDNGTDLVVAQASSGFAQEAITPTLNQIAANLRPGGRNMEVRVRLRQLQTESKGSSRPVVLGETKRDFSQG
- a CDS encoding DUF4332 domain-containing protein, with protein sequence MSATAPLRGLPQGFRDEQRDLTQAGITNWGQLSDLTDQKLSRLVATGRSTARNLKRLRGIADLVCCLELAPADAALLMHAGFATVAAIAGSSPQDITNRTGRLERQLGSGRAPVVDLAIAKQWILRAKARQTTN